A single Pan paniscus chromosome 21, NHGRI_mPanPan1-v2.0_pri, whole genome shotgun sequence DNA region contains:
- the NAA20 gene encoding N-alpha-acetyltransferase 20, with protein MTTLRAFTCDDLFRFNNINLDPLTETYGIPFYLQYLAHWPEYFIVAEAPGGELMGYIMGKAEGSVAREEWHGHVTALSVAPEFRRLGLAAKLMELLEEISERKGGFFVDLFVRVSNQVAVNMYKQLGYSVYRTVIEYYSASNGEPDEDAYDMRKALSRDTEKKSIIPLPHPVRPEDIE; from the exons ATGACCACGCTACGGGCCTTCACCTGCGACGACCTGTTCCGCTTCAACAACAT TAACTTGGATCCACTTACAGAAACT TATGGGATTCCTTTCTACCTACAATACCTCGCCCACTGGCCAGAGTATTTCATTGTTGCAGAGGCACCTGGTGGAGAATTAATGGGTTATA tTATGGGTAAAGCAGAAGGCTCAGTAGCTAGGGAAGAATGGCACGGGCACGTCACAGCTCTGTCTGTTGCCCCAGAATTTCGACGCCTTGGTTTGGCTGCTAAACTTATGGAGTTACTAGAGGAGATTTCAGAAAG aaagggtgGATTTTTTGTCGATCTCTTTGTAAGAGTATCTAACCAAGTTGCAGTTAACATGTACAAGCAGTTGGGCTACAGTGTATATAGGACGGTCATAGAGTACTATTCGGCCAGCAACGGGGAGCCTGATGAGGACGCTTATG ATATGAGGAAAGCACTTTCCAGGGATACTGAGAAGAAATCCATCATACCATTACCTCATCCTGTGAGGCCTGAAGACATTGAATAA